A stretch of DNA from Deinococcus fonticola:
GCGCGGTCACCGCGCTGCGAGGAGGTATTGATGAACTGAAGAAGCTCGGTATTCAGCAACCCCTGGTCGTGATGTCTGATGGCGGCTCAGACTTCACGTCACATGAGTTCAACGCCGCATGCAGCGAGGTGGGTATCTGGGTCAGGGCGAAGGTGTCCCAGCAGGGTG
This window harbors:
- a CDS encoding integrase catalytic domain-containing protein gives rise to the protein MQIDATRFALEDGVSWAYVVLDVETRAVLNIHVVRSLSASSAVTALRGGIDELKKLGIQQPLVVMSDGGSDFTSHEFNAACSEVGIWVRAKVSQQG